In one window of Mycobacteriales bacterium DNA:
- a CDS encoding branched-chain amino acid ABC transporter permease, which yields MTGGVALQALATGLAQGAVYGLVALGFTLCYRLVRVLDLAHGDLIVGATFVSVLATVGTTPVLRAPSPAVAVAQVLVALAVGGALGAVLYLVAVRPFAGELGWVAATVTAGLVVRAAVGLVFTREAYAVADPLRLPARLVALPGGGRVPLRVAFVLLIGLAIGVAVDRLLVASRLGRAMRAVADDRDAAALMGVPAERVVLLAFALAGVLAGVAGLLAAPAGPVTVSGGVILGLKGTAAALLGRLGSARGAVLGGLALGAVESLAVAWPPLGPAYRDVLALGVLVVVLAVRPEGVRGRVA from the coding sequence GTGACGGGAGGGGTCGCCCTCCAGGCGCTCGCCACCGGGCTGGCGCAGGGCGCGGTCTACGGCCTCGTCGCGCTCGGCTTCACCCTCTGCTACCGGCTCGTCCGCGTGCTCGACCTCGCGCACGGCGACCTCATCGTCGGCGCGACGTTCGTCTCCGTGCTGGCCACGGTCGGCACAACGCCGGTCCTCCGCGCGCCGTCCCCGGCCGTCGCCGTCGCGCAGGTGCTCGTGGCGCTCGCCGTCGGCGGCGCCCTCGGCGCGGTGCTCTACCTGGTGGCGGTCCGGCCGTTCGCGGGCGAGCTCGGCTGGGTGGCGGCGACCGTGACGGCCGGGCTGGTGGTGCGCGCGGCGGTCGGGCTGGTGTTCACCCGCGAGGCGTACGCCGTCGCCGACCCGCTGCGGCTGCCCGCCCGGCTGGTCGCGCTGCCCGGCGGGGGGCGGGTGCCGTTGCGGGTGGCGTTCGTGCTGCTCATCGGCCTGGCCATCGGCGTCGCGGTCGACCGGCTGCTCGTCGCGTCGCGGCTGGGCCGCGCGATGCGCGCGGTGGCGGACGACCGGGACGCGGCGGCGTTGATGGGGGTGCCGGCCGAACGCGTCGTGCTGCTGGCGTTCGCGCTCGCCGGCGTGCTCGCGGGCGTGGCCGGGCTGCTGGCGGCGCCCGCCGGCCCGGTGACAGTGTCCGGCGGCGTGATCCTCGGGCTGAAGGGCACGGCGGCGGCGCTGCTCGGCCGGCTCGGCTCCGCGCGTGGAGCGGTGCTCGGGGGGCTGGCGCTCGGCGCGGTCGAGTCGCTGGCGGTCGCCTGGCCGCCACTCGGCCCGGCGTACCGGGACGTGCTCGCGCTCGGCGTGCTCGTCGTCGTGCTGGCGGTGCGCCCGGAGGGCGTGCGCGGGCGGGTCGCGTGA
- a CDS encoding ATP-binding cassette domain-containing protein — translation MNAVDLARDLWLLLAALGLNLSVGYAGQPVLGQGAFVAVGAYGTLLLAAHLPLGLAVLLAVAGAGALGWLVDFAAARLRGAFLALGTWALAWLAAAVLAAFPGTFGGDQGLPAPSQRLVSPALGLAWRLTPRWHVLLALVACGALVLGTRALGRSPVGLDLAALRQGPEAAASVGVDGPALRRNALAAAAATGALSGAGTALLLGFVAPSSVAPLLSIQLFVAVLIGGTANPYGPVAGVAVLLALPTGAGTERGRGLVTAVLLVAALALREPVARYLARFRRARATALPEPLVPPGGSGVAVEARGLRKHYGGVPALDGVDLVLRAGEVHALLGPNGSGKTTLLRVLAGAVPPDIGTVLVDGADVTARGQVGRVRAGVARTFQDTVLFPGLTVAEHAAVGARATERPGAWRALLALPSERAERRRAAGYAAAALRDAGLDARAAETPATLPYGDQRLLQVARAAATGAVALLLDEPAAGMSVAETARLAALLRTLAGNGRAVLVVEHNVRFVAAVADRVTVLAEGRVVAAGTPDEVRAEPAVRAAYLGEEVPA, via the coding sequence GTGAACGCCGTCGACCTGGCGCGCGACCTCTGGCTGCTGCTCGCCGCCCTCGGCCTGAACCTCTCCGTCGGCTACGCCGGCCAGCCGGTGCTGGGGCAGGGGGCGTTCGTGGCGGTGGGCGCTTACGGCACGCTGCTGCTCGCCGCGCACCTGCCGCTCGGGCTCGCCGTGCTCCTCGCCGTGGCCGGCGCGGGCGCGCTCGGCTGGCTGGTCGACTTCGCCGCGGCCCGGCTGCGCGGCGCGTTCCTCGCGCTCGGCACCTGGGCGCTGGCCTGGCTGGCGGCGGCGGTGCTGGCGGCGTTCCCGGGGACGTTCGGCGGCGACCAGGGGCTGCCCGCGCCGTCGCAACGCCTCGTCTCGCCGGCGCTGGGCCTGGCCTGGCGGCTGACCCCGCGCTGGCACGTGCTGCTCGCTCTCGTCGCCTGCGGCGCGCTCGTCCTCGGCACCCGCGCGCTCGGGCGGTCGCCGGTCGGCCTCGACCTGGCGGCGTTGCGGCAGGGGCCGGAGGCGGCCGCGTCGGTCGGCGTCGACGGCCCGGCGCTGCGCCGCAACGCCCTCGCCGCGGCGGCCGCGACCGGCGCGCTGTCGGGGGCGGGGACGGCGTTGCTGCTGGGGTTCGTGGCGCCGTCGAGCGTGGCGCCGTTGCTGTCGATCCAGCTCTTCGTCGCGGTGCTGATCGGCGGCACCGCCAACCCGTACGGCCCCGTCGCCGGCGTCGCCGTCCTCCTCGCGCTGCCCACCGGCGCCGGCACCGAGCGGGGTCGCGGCCTGGTCACCGCGGTGCTGCTCGTCGCGGCGCTGGCGCTGCGCGAGCCGGTCGCGCGGTACCTCGCGCGCTTCCGCCGGGCACGCGCCACCGCGCTGCCGGAGCCGCTCGTCCCGCCCGGCGGGTCCGGCGTCGCGGTCGAGGCACGCGGCCTGCGCAAGCACTACGGCGGCGTCCCCGCCCTCGACGGCGTCGACCTGGTGTTGCGGGCCGGCGAGGTGCACGCCCTGCTGGGCCCCAACGGTTCCGGCAAGACGACGCTGCTCCGCGTCCTCGCCGGCGCGGTGCCGCCGGACATCGGGACCGTGCTCGTCGACGGCGCCGACGTCACCGCCCGCGGGCAGGTCGGGCGGGTGCGGGCCGGGGTGGCGCGGACGTTCCAGGACACGGTGCTGTTCCCCGGCCTCACCGTCGCCGAGCACGCCGCGGTCGGCGCCCGCGCGACCGAACGCCCCGGCGCCTGGCGGGCGCTGCTCGCGCTGCCGTCGGAGCGCGCCGAGCGCCGCCGCGCCGCCGGGTACGCCGCCGCCGCGCTGCGCGACGCGGGCCTGGACGCGCGCGCCGCCGAGACGCCCGCGACGCTGCCGTACGGCGACCAGCGCCTCCTCCAGGTCGCCCGGGCGGCGGCCACGGGGGCGGTCGCGCTGCTGCTGGACGAGCCGGCCGCCGGCATGTCGGTGGCGGAGACGGCGCGGCTCGCGGCGTTGCTGCGGACGCTGGCGGGGAACGGCCGGGCCGTGCTGGTCGTAGAACACAACGTGCGCTTCGTCGCCGCGGTCGCCGACCGCGTGACGGTGCTCGCCGAGGGCCGGGTGGTCGCGGCGGGCACCCCCGACGAGGTGCGGGCGGAGCCGGCCGTGCGGGCGGCGTACCTGGGCGAGGAGGTGCCCGCGTGA
- a CDS encoding ABC transporter substrate-binding protein has protein sequence MRRVWAAVAAVALVATACETGGAKGDEIVVVVSAPFSTSAWVADGVARGARLAAQQLNASGVKVGKETRKVRLVELDHANSVERAQANARAAVEQHAAALVTDGVGAVAVAGVAGPADLPVFVTYEGGEGLIDEDARPTLFRMAPANRPMTQRLTDYIAAKRPRLALITDDSGYGRDGATDLAKAIQRDRLTLLDTRVVPAGTDPAPQVLAAKGSGADTVLLWARAPVVASVISTIRSRGWHPAIYTGPTAEDPVVRQQLAQHPEWLDGVGFVSFRMTAEVGPKPFEAFRAAYEKAFGPDKVGVEAGGTDVVQPPDWAMYSFDSLHLLARALGHAKGYGRPLIDALNAVSVTGANGDERSFLPRNHEGVSSDDMYIARFQGMRFHPVKDDLLSRSLPAVPQ, from the coding sequence GTGAGGCGGGTCTGGGCAGCGGTGGCCGCGGTCGCGCTCGTCGCGACGGCGTGCGAGACCGGCGGCGCGAAGGGCGACGAGATCGTGGTCGTCGTCAGCGCGCCGTTCTCGACGTCGGCCTGGGTCGCCGACGGCGTCGCGCGCGGCGCGCGCCTCGCCGCGCAGCAGCTCAACGCGAGCGGCGTCAAGGTCGGCAAGGAGACCCGCAAGGTCCGGCTGGTCGAGCTCGACCACGCCAACTCGGTCGAACGCGCCCAGGCCAACGCGCGCGCCGCCGTCGAGCAGCACGCCGCCGCGCTCGTCACCGACGGCGTCGGCGCCGTCGCCGTCGCGGGCGTCGCCGGGCCGGCCGACCTGCCGGTGTTCGTGACGTACGAGGGCGGCGAGGGGCTGATCGACGAGGACGCGCGGCCGACGCTGTTCCGCATGGCGCCGGCCAACCGGCCGATGACGCAACGCCTCACCGACTACATCGCGGCGAAGCGGCCGCGGCTCGCGCTGATCACCGACGACTCCGGCTACGGCCGCGACGGCGCCACCGACCTGGCCAAGGCGATCCAGCGCGACCGGCTCACGCTGCTCGACACCCGCGTCGTCCCCGCCGGCACCGACCCGGCGCCGCAGGTGCTCGCCGCCAAGGGCTCCGGCGCCGACACGGTGCTGCTCTGGGCACGCGCGCCGGTCGTCGCGTCCGTCATCTCGACCATCCGCTCGCGCGGCTGGCACCCGGCGATCTACACCGGCCCGACCGCCGAGGACCCGGTCGTGCGGCAGCAGCTCGCGCAGCACCCGGAGTGGCTCGACGGCGTCGGCTTCGTGTCGTTCCGGATGACCGCCGAGGTCGGGCCGAAGCCGTTCGAGGCGTTCCGGGCGGCGTACGAGAAGGCGTTCGGGCCGGACAAGGTCGGCGTCGAGGCGGGCGGCACCGACGTGGTGCAGCCGCCGGACTGGGCGATGTACTCGTTCGACTCGCTGCACCTGCTGGCCCGCGCGCTCGGCCACGCGAAGGGGTACGGCCGGCCGCTGATCGACGCGTTGAACGCCGTGTCCGTCACCGGCGCGAACGGCGACGAGCGGTCGTTCCTGCCGCGCAACCACGAGGGCGTGTCGAGCGACGACATGTACATCGCGCGGTTCCAGGGCATGCGCTTCCACCCGGTCAAGGACGACCTGCTGTCGCGCTCGCTCCCGGCGGTGCCGCAGTAA
- a CDS encoding SOS response-associated peptidase, producing MCGRYSASRPSSLLAETYAATVADEPPAPSWNVAPTDPVAVVVERPAGREVRTLRWGLIPSWAEDRRIASRLINARAETVATKPAFRAALARRRCLVPADGWYEWRAEPGRAKQPFFITARAGAGVAFAGLYEVWRDPATEELVRTCTVVTTSACPELAYLHERMPVVLAPGAWDAWLDPAYDDVASLAGLLVPCDGFGAHPVSVAVNSVRNNGPQLTEPLPADEALF from the coding sequence ATGTGCGGCCGCTACTCGGCCTCCCGGCCCTCGAGCCTGCTCGCCGAGACCTACGCCGCGACCGTCGCCGACGAGCCGCCCGCTCCGTCGTGGAACGTCGCCCCCACCGACCCCGTCGCCGTCGTGGTCGAACGCCCCGCCGGCCGCGAGGTGCGCACGCTGCGGTGGGGGCTGATCCCGTCGTGGGCGGAGGACCGGCGCATCGCGTCCCGGCTCATCAACGCGCGCGCCGAGACGGTCGCGACCAAGCCGGCGTTCCGCGCGGCGCTGGCCCGGCGGCGCTGCCTCGTCCCCGCGGACGGCTGGTACGAGTGGCGGGCCGAGCCGGGCCGGGCCAAGCAGCCGTTCTTCATCACGGCGCGCGCGGGCGCGGGGGTGGCGTTCGCCGGGCTCTACGAGGTGTGGCGCGACCCGGCGACGGAGGAGCTGGTCCGCACCTGCACGGTCGTGACCACGAGCGCCTGCCCCGAGCTGGCGTACCTGCACGAGCGGATGCCGGTCGTGCTCGCGCCGGGCGCGTGGGACGCGTGGCTGGACCCGGCGTACGACGACGTGGCGTCGCTGGCGGGGCTGCTCGTGCCGTGCGACGGCTTCGGCGCCCACCCGGTCTCGGTCGCGGTCAACAGCGTCCGCAACAACGGCCCGCAGCTCACCGAGCCGCTCCCCGCCGACGAAGCCCTCTTCTAG
- a CDS encoding TraR/DksA C4-type zinc finger protein has protein sequence MDDATARQRLEQLLADIDSSSATLAGEQGDTGELSRIDQHPAEAASELSEMERDDAVRTIVDGQREEVLAALARIDAGTFGTCVECGTPLPEERLDARPEAARCVTCQHDLETAR, from the coding sequence GTGGACGACGCCACGGCGCGCCAGCGCCTGGAGCAGCTCCTCGCCGACATCGACTCCTCCTCCGCCACCCTGGCGGGGGAGCAGGGCGACACCGGCGAGCTGTCCCGGATCGACCAGCACCCGGCCGAGGCCGCGAGCGAGCTGTCCGAGATGGAACGCGACGACGCGGTCCGCACGATCGTCGACGGCCAGCGCGAGGAGGTCCTGGCGGCCCTCGCGCGCATCGACGCCGGCACGTTCGGCACCTGCGTCGAGTGCGGCACCCCCCTGCCCGAGGAACGGCTCGACGCCCGGCCGGAGGCCGCGCGTTGCGTCACCTGCCAGCACGACCTGGAGACCGCCCGATGA
- a CDS encoding WhiB family transcriptional regulator, whose amino-acid sequence MTRTLRTAPEAIRRVRRDPRFRAAVEHRIPEAQWRSRGECLRHDPELFFPNAAEDPVAALEICSTCTVLGPCLAAALDAGECDGVWGATTPEERRTMRAAWAVPQRVSS is encoded by the coding sequence ATGACCCGTACGCTGCGCACGGCCCCCGAGGCGATCCGGCGCGTCCGCCGCGACCCCCGCTTCCGCGCCGCGGTCGAGCACCGCATCCCGGAGGCGCAGTGGCGCAGCCGGGGCGAGTGCCTCCGCCACGACCCCGAGCTGTTCTTCCCGAACGCCGCGGAGGACCCGGTGGCCGCGCTGGAGATCTGCTCGACGTGCACCGTGCTCGGGCCGTGCCTCGCGGCCGCGCTCGACGCCGGCGAGTGCGACGGCGTGTGGGGTGCCACGACCCCGGAGGAGCGCCGCACCATGCGCGCCGCCTGGGCCGTCCCGCAGCGCGTCAGCTCCTGA
- a CDS encoding class I SAM-dependent methyltransferase, with translation MSPGFWRFYDAVATKQVKEWLEAAPPGLVLDLSAAGGRFGQLAAQAGHHVLHVCELPDRTLHEAGVQPVAADTFDLGWLRDGAVDAILAESGALSEHLAAEHTFGQLHRVLKPGGRLLMCVDSLVLGLARLAEQGRWAELADVPSADVVLIPNEDGSISRCFWPEELHQVLTDFGYDVDWVRPRTVLSQEAVTRALDANPGSLDTLVATEVALAKEREGESTGIHLLAAARRR, from the coding sequence GTGTCCCCGGGCTTCTGGCGGTTCTACGACGCCGTCGCGACGAAGCAGGTCAAGGAGTGGCTCGAGGCCGCCCCGCCGGGCCTGGTGCTGGACCTCAGCGCCGCCGGCGGCCGCTTCGGCCAGCTCGCCGCGCAGGCCGGGCACCACGTGCTGCACGTCTGCGAGCTGCCCGACCGCACGCTGCACGAGGCGGGCGTGCAGCCGGTGGCGGCGGACACGTTCGACCTCGGCTGGCTCCGCGACGGCGCCGTCGACGCGATCCTCGCCGAGTCCGGCGCGCTGTCCGAGCACCTCGCGGCGGAGCACACGTTCGGCCAGCTCCACCGGGTCCTCAAGCCCGGCGGGCGGCTGCTCATGTGCGTCGACTCGCTGGTGCTGGGCCTCGCCCGCCTCGCCGAGCAGGGCCGGTGGGCCGAGCTCGCCGACGTGCCGTCCGCCGACGTCGTGCTGATCCCCAACGAGGACGGGTCGATCAGCCGCTGCTTCTGGCCGGAGGAGCTGCACCAGGTCCTGACGGACTTCGGCTACGACGTGGACTGGGTCCGCCCGCGCACGGTGCTGTCGCAGGAGGCGGTGACGCGCGCGCTGGACGCGAACCCCGGCTCGCTCGACACGCTCGTCGCGACCGAGGTGGCGCTCGCCAAGGAGCGCGAGGGGGAGTCCACCGGCATCCACCTGCTGGCGGCGGCGCGGCGTCGCTGA
- a CDS encoding alpha/beta family hydrolase, whose amino-acid sequence MPNTDTFTLPTPRGMARLRVDRAEGVTNGVALMFHGAGGDTDSKVIVAVRDALLADGWAVARLDQPYVVAGRRAPAPAPHLDEVALLAAERVRGDGPLLLAGKSSGARVACRTATAAGAWGVVALGFPLHPPGRPEKSRAEELRNAGVPVLVLQGSRDAFGTPAEVRAAVGRKRGIVLREVAGGDHSYARADLGAVAARAAEWARQART is encoded by the coding sequence ATGCCAAACACCGACACCTTCACCCTCCCCACGCCGCGCGGGATGGCGCGGTTGCGGGTGGACCGGGCTGAAGGTGTGACGAACGGCGTCGCGCTGATGTTCCACGGCGCCGGCGGCGACACGGACAGCAAGGTGATCGTCGCGGTTCGTGACGCGTTGCTGGCGGACGGCTGGGCGGTCGCGCGGCTGGACCAGCCGTACGTCGTCGCCGGCCGACGCGCCCCCGCGCCCGCGCCGCACCTGGACGAGGTCGCCCTGCTCGCGGCGGAGCGGGTGCGCGGCGACGGGCCGTTGCTGCTGGCCGGCAAGAGCAGCGGCGCGCGCGTCGCCTGCCGCACCGCCACCGCCGCCGGCGCGTGGGGTGTGGTCGCGCTGGGGTTCCCGCTGCACCCGCCGGGCCGGCCGGAGAAGAGCCGGGCCGAGGAGCTGCGCAACGCCGGCGTCCCCGTCCTCGTGCTCCAGGGGTCGCGGGACGCGTTCGGGACGCCCGCCGAGGTCAGGGCGGCCGTGGGCCGCAAGCGCGGGATCGTGCTGCGCGAGGTCGCCGGCGGCGACCACTCGTACGCCCGCGCCGACCTCGGCGCCGTCGCCGCGCGGGCGGCGGAGTGGGCGCGTCAGGCCAGGACGTAG
- a CDS encoding metal-dependent transcriptional regulator, whose product MGDFHPAVEEYLETIYELEEAGIVPMRARIVERLGVSAPSVSETVKRLEREGYLTLDASSRAMVLTESGRKYATDMVRRHRLAERLLVDVLHVPWHQVHEEACRLEHAISDNLERHLVALLGDPGTCPHGNPIPGSAHSAPLPPSVALAACAPGVATRVNRIDEQLEADPEGLLLVERSGLLPGATVTVGDHAGGAVSVITAAGEAAVPDTVAAFVYVLA is encoded by the coding sequence ATGGGCGACTTCCACCCGGCCGTCGAGGAGTACCTCGAGACGATCTACGAGCTGGAAGAGGCCGGGATCGTGCCGATGCGGGCGCGGATCGTGGAACGCCTCGGCGTGTCGGCCCCCAGCGTCAGCGAGACGGTGAAGCGGCTGGAGCGCGAGGGGTACCTCACGCTGGACGCGTCGTCGCGGGCGATGGTGCTCACGGAGAGCGGCCGGAAGTACGCGACCGACATGGTGCGCCGCCACCGGCTCGCCGAGCGGCTGCTGGTCGACGTGCTGCACGTCCCGTGGCACCAGGTGCACGAGGAGGCGTGCCGGCTCGAGCACGCGATCTCCGACAACCTGGAACGCCACCTCGTCGCCCTGCTCGGCGACCCCGGCACCTGCCCGCACGGCAACCCGATCCCCGGCTCGGCCCACTCGGCGCCGTTGCCGCCGTCGGTGGCGCTCGCGGCGTGCGCGCCGGGCGTGGCGACGCGGGTCAACCGGATCGACGAGCAGCTCGAGGCGGACCCGGAGGGGCTGCTGCTCGTGGAACGTTCCGGGCTGCTGCCGGGCGCGACCGTGACCGTCGGCGACCACGCGGGCGGCGCGGTGTCGGTGATCACCGCGGCCGGCGAGGCGGCGGTGCCGGACACGGTGGCGGCGTTCGTCTACGTCCTGGCCTGA
- a CDS encoding sigma-70 family RNA polymerase sigma factor produces the protein MPPLMDLGWAGVSSSLVADETVEERNARFEETALPFLDQLYAAALRMTRNPSDAEDLVQETFVKAFAAFHQFEEGTNLKAWLYRILTNTYINIYRKKQRQPQQTLADEIDDWSLAKAAEHTSTGLRSAETEALDHLPDSAVKDALADLPDDFRMAVYLADVEGFSYKEIAEIMGTPIGTVMSRLHRGRKALQKALWSYAAERGLAPVEGGRS, from the coding sequence ATGCCACCGCTGATGGACCTCGGCTGGGCCGGGGTATCGTCCTCCCTCGTGGCGGACGAGACGGTCGAGGAGCGCAACGCGCGCTTCGAGGAGACGGCACTGCCGTTCCTGGACCAGCTCTACGCCGCCGCGCTGCGGATGACGCGCAACCCCTCGGACGCCGAGGACCTGGTGCAGGAGACGTTCGTGAAGGCGTTCGCGGCGTTCCACCAGTTCGAGGAGGGCACCAACCTCAAGGCGTGGCTGTACCGCATCCTCACGAACACCTACATCAACATCTACCGCAAGAAGCAGCGCCAGCCGCAGCAGACCCTCGCCGACGAGATCGACGACTGGTCGCTCGCGAAGGCGGCGGAGCACACGTCGACCGGGCTGCGTTCGGCGGAGACCGAGGCGCTCGACCACCTGCCGGACTCGGCGGTCAAGGACGCGCTCGCCGACCTGCCCGACGACTTCCGGATGGCCGTCTACCTCGCCGACGTCGAGGGGTTCTCGTACAAGGAGATCGCCGAGATCATGGGCACCCCCATCGGCACGGTGATGTCGCGGCTGCACCGCGGCCGCAAGGCGTTGCAGAAGGCGCTGTGGTCCTACGCCGCCGAGCGTGGGCTCGCGCCCGTCGAGGGAGGCCGGTCGTGA
- the rsrA gene encoding mycothiol system anti-sigma-R factor — MSCGDPHDMDCARAIEQVYLYLDGEMPDADCTEVRRHIEECAPCLRAYGLEQAVKSLVARSCGCEDTPPHVRDGVISRLREVRRELTQVEYQPE, encoded by the coding sequence GTGAGCTGCGGCGACCCGCACGACATGGACTGCGCGAGGGCGATCGAGCAGGTCTACCTCTACCTCGACGGCGAGATGCCCGACGCCGACTGCACCGAGGTGCGCCGGCACATCGAGGAGTGCGCGCCGTGCCTGCGCGCGTACGGCCTCGAGCAGGCCGTCAAGTCGCTCGTCGCCCGCTCCTGCGGCTGCGAGGACACGCCCCCGCACGTCCGCGACGGCGTCATCAGCCGGCTGCGCGAGGTGCGCCGCGAGCTGACGCAGGTCGAGTACCAGCCGGAGTAG
- a CDS encoding NAD-dependent epimerase/dehydratase family protein — protein sequence MRVLVTGAAGFIGSTLVDRLLADGHDVVGLDDLSSGKLANLAAARAVNKERKGAFSFTRLSVTDEGLAAAVAKARPEVICHLAAQIDVRKSVADPLRDATVNVLGTINLLNAAVAAGVRKVVFTSSGGSIYGTQTRLPVSERVRPAPESPYAASKASGELYLNAFWKMHGLEYTALALANVYGPRQDPHGEAGVVAIFGLAMLAGKPTKVFGDGGNTRDYVFVDDVVDAFLRSLTRGNAKRFNIGTGVQTTDRELHTIVAKAAGAKDDPEHAPARIGDARSIALDATAARAGLGWEPWTKLQDGVQTTVDWLRTNAK from the coding sequence ATGCGCGTACTCGTCACCGGCGCCGCCGGGTTCATCGGCTCGACCCTCGTCGACCGCCTCCTCGCCGACGGCCACGACGTCGTCGGCCTCGACGACCTGTCCAGCGGCAAGCTGGCCAACCTCGCCGCCGCCCGCGCCGTCAACAAGGAGCGCAAGGGCGCGTTCTCGTTCACCCGCCTGTCGGTCACCGACGAGGGGCTCGCCGCCGCCGTCGCGAAGGCGCGGCCCGAGGTGATCTGCCACCTCGCCGCGCAGATCGACGTCCGCAAGTCGGTCGCCGACCCGCTGCGCGACGCCACCGTCAACGTCCTCGGCACCATCAACCTGCTCAACGCCGCCGTCGCCGCCGGCGTCCGCAAGGTGGTGTTCACGTCCTCCGGCGGCTCCATCTACGGCACGCAGACCCGGCTGCCGGTGTCGGAGCGGGTCAGGCCCGCGCCCGAGTCGCCGTACGCCGCGTCCAAGGCGTCCGGCGAGCTGTACCTCAACGCGTTCTGGAAGATGCACGGCCTGGAGTACACGGCGCTGGCGCTCGCGAACGTCTACGGCCCGCGCCAGGACCCGCACGGCGAGGCCGGCGTCGTCGCGATCTTCGGCCTGGCCATGCTGGCCGGGAAGCCGACGAAGGTGTTCGGCGACGGCGGCAACACCCGCGACTACGTGTTCGTCGACGACGTGGTGGACGCGTTCCTGCGCAGCCTCACCCGCGGCAACGCCAAGCGCTTCAACATCGGCACCGGCGTCCAGACCACCGACCGCGAGCTCCACACCATCGTCGCCAAGGCAGCGGGCGCGAAGGACGACCCCGAGCACGCCCCGGCGAGGATCGGCGACGCGAGGTCCATCGCGCTGGACGCCACCGCCGCGAGAGCCGGCCTCGGCTGGGAGCCGTGGACGAAGCTGCAGGACGGCGTCCAGACCACGGTCGACTGGCTCCGGACCAACGCGAAGTAG